In Verrucomicrobiales bacterium, the DNA window CGATGCTTCCTAATTTTAACAGGCCCGGGGGTCCAGCACCCCCGCTAATCTCTGAGACCCCGCGGGGGTCCAGATTCTCTACCTATTGCCCACTATCCATGGGGGATTCTCACAGATGAGATCACGGGCTCACCCACTTGACGGTTACCTCGCGCGCGGTTGGGGGAAGGGCGGACGTGGTCACTTTCCCGCCCGGCCAGCGGGTGGTGAGGACGCGCGTTTCTGTTGTAGTAGGGATCACTGCGACCGTCGAGCCGCTGGATCGGTAACCATCCATCGCTCGGATCTCCCGGACAATCGTTCGTCCATCGCGAGCGCGAGTTTCGAACGTGGTGCCGATGCCCTGCGGGTTACCGGGCGGTCCGATCCATCGGACCCTCACGCCCGCCGGTCCTCGCCGGTTCTGGAAGACTCGGGTGGGCGCTCCGTTCTGGGTCAGGACTAGATCCAACCGGCCGTCCCCGTCGTAGTCGCCCACTGCCGACCCGCGTTGTTCCCCATACACCTCGATGCCAGAGCTGGCTCCGGTAACGGCAGTGAAGTCGGCCGTGCCGGTGACCTGACGGAGGATCAACCCTCGCCCCGCATCCAAACGGGGCATGCCGGATTGGGTGGCAAAGAAGTTCTGAGCCATGACCAGCTCGGGATGTCCGTCGCCGTCGAGATCCGCCAGGTTCACTCCGAAGGCCGGAGACCATTGGGCGGCATCGGGCAGCCTTCGAGCTTCGAACCGATTCGTCCGGTTGAGCAATAGAACGGACCCCAGGGTTCCGAGCTCGCGGACCTGAGCCTGGGCTCGTCGGTCGCCAAGCACCTCCTCGACGCTGGCGTTCGCGTAGGCCGCATGACTTGTGAACTGCTCCCGCAAAAAAGGGAGGGAAGGGGCCAGCTCATTCCAACCGCGCCGCGGGGTCCAGCCCGAGCGGTCGGAATCATATTCCGTCTCCAGCAGATCGAACGCGCCACGTTCGGCTAGATCGCCGAAGAAAAGTTTTGCCGGCCGTTCGATACTTGCTTGGTAGATCGAGTTAAGGCCCCAGTTGCCCACGACCAGATCCAGGTTCCCGTCTCCATCGATATCCGCCGAACTGAGGCCCGTCCACCGGCCGGTGAAGGCCTTTTCATTCAGCCCATACTCCCCGGCCGCGGTACGGAGCGTACCGCGATCGTTCGTCCAGATCCGGATCGGTCCCCACTCGCACGCCATGATGAGTTCCGGAAATCCGTCTCGATCCAAGTCCGACCACAGGAGTGAGCTGGCCAGTCCAGCGTCCTTCAGTAACGCACTCGTCCTCTCATCCCAGACCAAAGTTCCTCCTTCGCTTCGATAGACGGCACTGGGATCGGATTCGGGATAATGACCACGACGAACCCCTCCAGCCACAACGAGATCCAGGTCGCCATCCCCGTCCAGGTCTCCGACCGCCATAGCTCCGACACTCTTCGGCAGGTTGGGCAGGGGAGCCGGCGTGAGGGACAGATGATTGTTCGACCAGGCGAGCTTCATCAGGGGCACCGATAATTCAGCCTCATAGCCGGCGAGCGCTACCCATGCCCAACGCTCTCCGGTTGCGGATACCCACCCTACCAGAGTGGTGGAGTCGTCAGGAAGGGTCGGGATACCTTCAGCTGAATCCATCGGCACGAATCCGGAGTTCGCTGCCACGCGATACACGCCCGGTCGACCACCGCGGCCTGATCCGATGAGCAGTTCCTCGCTTCCATCCCCATCCAGATCGAACCAGGCGACCGCCGGTCCGGCTTGGCTTAACCGGTGAGGGAGCAGCGGTTGCAGTTCAAAGTCATCGAATGGCAATTCGAGGTGGGAATGGTTGAGGGACTTTGTTCGATCTTGGAACCAGGGTTCTTCAGCTCGGGGAGTGGCTGGGGGAGCGGCACGAAGGGCTGTTGCGGGGTTAGAGCGCCGTGGTCCCGGTTCGGCAATGTCATAGCGCCGATTGACGGTGAGCTGACGGTGGCTGGACTTCTGGCCTGACGGCCATTGGATTCGGAGCTCGACCTCGCCAGCAGTCGATCCGGCGGCGAAAGTGAGGTCGGTGTCGGATCCCGAGGCGTAGCGGCCGCCACTCACCACTTCGGCAAGCTGGCGAGGCAGCCCAGGGGCCAAACACTCCACTCGAGCCCCGATGGCAAACGTGTTCGCGTCGGCTCCTCGGAGGCTAACGACGATGCGGTTGCCAGAGGCATTGTTGCGGTAGATCCCGGCGGCCGATCCTAGATTGTTGACTGCCAGATCCAGGTCGCCATCCCCGTCGAAATCGGCCGTGGCGATACCATGATGCACGCCATCGTCCCCCGTTCCCCACTCAGTGGTAGTTTCGGTAAACCGCAGATTCCCCTGGTTGCGGAAGCTGAGGATGGGCGTGTTGAGACGGGGGTAGAGCCGGTTGTGCTCCATCAATTCATTCGCGAAGGCTTGCCGGCGTTCCACCTCGTTCTTGATGTGATCCCAGGAGTGCTGCCGCGCGTTAATGGCTTGATTGGCATCCAGATCTTGAACATCCATGACGTGTCCCGAGGCGATCAGCAGGTCCGCTCGTCCGTCGAGATCCATATCGAGGAAGAGCGGCTGCCACGACCACTCCGAGGCGGCGAGCCCCGCGAAGTTGGCCAGCTCTTCATAGGTTCCGTCGCCGCGGGCGTGGAAGAAGGTGTTGCGCATGAGTTGCGGTCGATCCGCGCCGAGTCCGATCACCGATGGGGCTGGTGCCTGGGCGAGCATCTGACGTTTTCTCCACGAAGGTTTTCGGCTGAGCATGTCGACAACAAAAAAGTCGATGTGACCATCGGTATCGACATCCGCGAAGTCCACTCCCATCGAGCTTGCGCTCATGTTGCGCATCGCGAGCGTCGGCAAGGCACGAAAGCGCCCATGTCCGTCGTTGATCCAGATCCGGTCTGGGGTCCAGAAGTCATTGCAGACATAAAGGTCCGGCCAGCCGTCCTGGTTGATGTCGCGAAATGTGGCGCTGAGGCCCCAGTCTCGAGGTGGCTGTTGGAGCGGCTGTCCCGCCTCATCGAGAAACACTCCGTTGGTCCAAGGCACGGGCGTGAAGTGCCCTCGTCCATCGTTCCGGTAGAGCTGGTCGGGTTCCCCGAGCTCGAGTACCTGTCCGCCCTCCACGAGTATTCGGTTTTGAAATTGCGGGGGAACGACGGCCTTGCCGTTGACTAGGTTCAGTTTGATCTGGCCGCGGTCCCGGATGTCGTCGGTGCGATTGTTGGCGACATAGAGATCGAGCGTGCCGTTGCCGTCGAAGTCCGCCAGCGCGAGCGTGACGCTTCCCGGGTTCCCACCCATGCCGCTTTCAACCGTCGCATCTCTCAACTTCCCGTGCCCATCATTCAGCAGGAGGATTACGCCTCTGCTGACGGTGGTGATGAGCAGGTCTGGCCAGCGATCGCCATTGACATCCGCGAAGGTGGCGCCGCGAAAAAATTTTCCTTCTAGGCTCGCGCCAGCCTCCCGGGTGACGTTTTGGAACTTCCAGTCTCCGAGGTTTCGGAAGAGTGCGTTGGGGGTGTTTAGACCGCAGAAGAACACATCCGGCCTTCCGTCCTGGTCGAAGTCACCAGTGGCTACCCCGGATCCGTTGAGAAGTACCCGGTTGAAGGCTGACTGCCATTCCTCCAATTGATTGGTGAACAAGATCCCGGTCTGGGTTGGCGCCAGGCGAGTGAAGCCCGGCGTTGACGTGCCGGCCGGTGCGAGGGACAACCAGCGGTGACCGTCACCCGCTTTCCAGGGCTGAGCTTCTCCTCCCTCGATCGATGACGGAGCCGTCGCCAGCAAACCCGCTACGGCGAGCGACGCTGTGGCGAATGGCTGGAGGGCGGTGCGGTTCACGTCCCGGGAATGTAGTTCAGAGTGTAGTAGGCCGAGGGATGCAAAAGCGGCTGGCCTTGAGCGGATCGAACGCCGGGTAGATGAAGCTCATGCACATGACCTTCCTGGAGTCCCTGGATCAGGAGGCGCGCGGAACGGCCGTCGGGAGCCACCTTCACTTCGGTGATCGTTGGCGTCGTGCGATCCACTTCCGGACTCCCATAGCTGCTCTGGTAGATATAGGTGTAAGTCTCGATTTTGTAGGACGCAATCGAGCCGGCCGTCGCGGCGTCCACCGGTTCGGTGAAGGTCAATTCAAACCCATCCGGCTTGGCCCTCATTTCGTGAATCTCAAAAGGCGTGGTGCCCTTCCAGACCAGTCGCTGGAGCGCGTAGGGTTTGCCCCCTCGAGCTCCCCACCCACGATCGGTTCCGCCGACGAACAAGGAGCCATCCGCGTTCATCAGCAGGCTCAGCGATCCGGAGGCAAATCCGGCTCGGAAAGGGAAACAGGCTCCCTGATAGTGGTCCTTGATCTTCTCCAGATGCACCCGCATGACGGTGCTATGGGTTTGATCGCCCACGAAGAGCTGATTCTGAAAAACTCCGAACTTTCCTCCAGTCGTGTCGCAGGCGATGCCGCTGGCGGACTGGCCCATTTTCGGGTAGGGAAAATAAATCGCAGGCGGACGCAGTTGGGGAATTTTCTTAGCTTCCACCATCATCCGACTGCCGCTTTTGGGGCTCGTGGGCCGCGGTCCCATGTTGGGTGCGGAGGTGTACCACTTGTTGCCTTCGGGATTGCCCACAAAGTCGCCGGGCGCCAGATGCTTTAGGGCGCAGGCCCCATTCCACGGACCTTGGTTGTCGGTGTAGAACATGTCGCCGGCTGCGTTCATCCCGATTCCCCCGGGGGAGCGAAGGCCGCTGCAGGTGGGGATCGATTTGCCGTCGGGCGTGATGCGCAGGCACCATCCCCTAAAGGCATGGTCGCTTGTGAAGGAGCCGGTCAGACAGAGCACCACCCATAGGTTTCCGTCGCGGTCGAAATCTGAGCCGAAAGCGTATTCGTGATAGTCTCCGCCGATTCCCCAGTCGTCGTTGAAGGTTTCGAACACATCGGCCCGGCCATCGTTGTTGGTGTCCTTCATGCGCGACACCTCACCGCGCTGAGTGCAATAAAGCCATCCGTCCCGATAGGCGAGCCCCAGCACCTCGTGCAGGCCGCTGGCGTAGCGAGTCCACTTCACATCGCTCATCGTGGTGCTCAAAGGGTTCTCGGCCATCCAGATGTCTCCGATGCGGGTCGACACCGCCAGCTTGCCATCGGGCATCAGCCGCAGTGCTCCGGGCTCCAGTTGGACTCCGGGCGGGAGCGGCAGGGTCAGTATGCCATAGTAGGTTTCCTCCAGCTCCTGGACCGTCTTGGCCCCCTCAGCGGCGGGAGCCGGCTGAGGCGCCAACGTTCCGAAAACCAGGATGAAGAGGGCTATTCCGACAGAATATCTTACCATACGATTTCCTCCACGAGACGTGCTTCGTTGCCGGTGACTTGAATGGGGATGAGCAGTTCCTGCTTGCCTGAGTTCTTTCGGATCACCGGCTGGGCCTCGCCGGGAATTTCGAATCGAAGCGTCAGGGTACCATCGACTTGATACCCTTGATTGCTTTTCTCGATGCGTTCTCCGACTGCCGCCCGGAACCAGAGAGGGGGAATGGGTTTCTCGGATTTCAGGGTGATGGTCCGTTTGAGGGAAGGCTCTGGCTCTCGGGAGACAGCGATGGGGTAGTCCTCCACCTGGATGCTCCCGAATAGGTAACGGAAGGTGGGGCGCTGTTGGGCATCCAGGCTATACCCGGCCATCCGGTAGCCGGCCGCTTTGCCCGACTCGGTTGGCCAGGGCGCATCGGCGGAGGCGAGACTTGCAAACGGCGCGCCACTGACCAGGGTGATGACATCGTCGCCCAACGGGCCTTCATACCCCGCACCGCGGTCCTGACGGTGCTTGGCGGCATCGATAAACTTGCCGTGCCAAATCAGTGCCAGGCGGAGTTGGTTGGCATCGAACGCCAGGTTGGCTTTTTCTGGGTAACCGACGCCGATGGCTCGGGATCCGGCACCCTCAATGAAATGACGGTAGAGCACCGCTTCCTGGGTGCTCACCAACTCCTGGCCGATGCGGGTAAGGCCCTCGGGCAGCTTGGCGTTTCTGCCGGCGGAGAGATAGGCCCAGATGGCCTCGATTTGTTGGGAGGTGTTGCCCGCCAGGATATCCTGGTTGACTGCGGTTTCGTCGGGCCAGAAGGACGGCATTCGGGTCCCCGGACGCAACGAAGCCGGATCCTTGAGATAACGATCGAACCAGGTCCGCTTGAGGCGCTGGGTCATGAGGGTGAGGTCCATCGCGGGGATGCCGAGCGACTTCTGTTTCGCGAACGTATGACAAGCGATGCACGACACGCCTCCCGTTCCCACCAGCTGACGTCCCGCCTTGATCTGCTGCGGGGTTGGCGGTTGGGTCGGATTTGCAGCCGCGCTTGGGTCGTCCACGGTCTCGAAGAGGCCGGGCAGGGACCCGATGGCGTTGGTTCCGAACTGAGGCATCCGGGTCGCCATGTAGGGGCGGGCGGCACCTTTGTTCAGGAGGACAGTTTTCAGCCAGTTGGCTTGCAGTTTGCCGCCCACGCCGGTGAGGTGAGGCGGGATGCGTCCCTCATCGCCCAGATCGGCGTGATCGACGGTGCTGAAGAATTCGGACCGGCTCGGATCGGGGCCGCCGATGCCATCGCGGCTGTGGCACGCGTAGCAGTTCAGGGCCGAGAGCTGATGGCGGATTTGGTCCTTGGCGCTGAGCGGCTCCTTCAGCTGGTTGACCTGCGCGAGTACTGATTTAAGCGCGGCCTTTTGCTCGGTGCTGAGGTCAAAACGGGGAAGCCCCGGACGGGGTGACCCCAGGCAGCCGTCCGCTTGGTCGGCCTTCAGCTGCGTCAGATCCGGCGCACGCTGAGCGGTTCCTGCGGTCAAGTTTCCCAGGGGATGGCATGCGACGCAGCCCATGCTGCTGAAGAGCTCCTTTCCGCGGGCTGCCTTCGCGGCGTCCAGGATCAGGGATTCGGGTTGGATCGGCGACATCGGCCGGCCGCTGTGGGAGAGGACGCTGGTGGGGATGCTCCGGCGTTGTTTGCCCTCCTCAGCCCAGCCCACCTGCAGTTCGGCTCCGGCCCCCTGGTTGAAGAACGAAAGCGCGATGGAGTGAGCTCCGGCCTTCAGTGCTACCTTCCCGGATTTTTCCTGCGGCGCGTGGATGCCATCGTTGTCGACCACCACCTGGCCATCGATCCAGAGCTTGGCACCGTCATCCGCCGTTACAAAGAACACGTAGGTGGCGTCCTTGGGAACCTGCAGCATCCCATGGAACTTCAGTCCGTATTGTTGAGGGCGTTTGGTATAGCTGGTGCTGAAACCGTCGGCCGACCCGCCGCCGGCAGGGGAGGCTTTGTCGAGATCAGCCACCTGGCTGGCTGAGACCTCGTAATAGTCATAGTGCAACCCGGGAAGAGTCACCTCCGGATTGGCTGAGGCGTGGGTGGCCTGTTCCCGGAGCAGGTAAGCGGCGATCGCTCGAGCCTCGCCCGGCTTGAGACTGAGCGAGGGCATTCGGCCGGAGGGGCGCGTCCGAAGCGGGTCGAGCAAGAACGAGGACAGATCCTCAAGCGAAAACTTCTTGGCCAGAGATCCCAGGGGAACCGAATTGGCTTGGAGCGCAGCAACCGTTTCCGTAGTCGCGGTCCCGATGGCATCCTGCGGCGCGTGACAGGCCACGCAACCTACGGAGTGATAGAGCGCACGTCCTTGGTCGATTAGACTTTGATGGACGGGGCTCAACGAAGTGGTGTTGGTGCCGGTCTGAGAGGCTAAAAAGTGAACCAGGGCGTCCACGGCCTCCGCCTTGGCTTCTCCGTTGAGGCCATGCAGCAAGTCGGGCATGGGAGTGCCGGATTTCTCTGCGTGGGGGGAGGTCAGCCAGCTGCGGAGGAATTGTGGGGTAACCCGTGACCCGATGCCTTGCAGTTGCGGGGAGCTGCGGGAAAAGAGCCGGCCAGCCGCCGCTGCGTCGGCGGTATGGCACGCCACACAGTTCAGCTCGGCCAGGAGCAGTTCGCCGCTGCGCTCGGAGTAGGGATTGGCAGTGGCCGGAGCCAGCTGAACCCCGACGGCCTGCGTCGCCGATGGTGATAGGATAGCCACTCCCACCAGGAGCGCTGCCACCCAGCCGATAGGGCGGCATAAAGTCACGATGTGTTTCATGGTTCGAATCTGCGGGCAGCTTCCGCTTACCAGCGGGTGAAGGAGCTCCGCCGCGCAAAAGCGCCCCAAGACTAGAAAGAGTCTGCCGGCCGGTGCAGTCGAGGACAAGTGCAAGATTGAGGCCGACAGAGTTAAGGCTGCCGGGATCGGTCGGGAGGAGTTTAAGGGGAGTCCGACGGAGTGGACCAGCCATTCTCTCCGGAATCACTCGCGATAACGCAGAACAACGGAGCTATCTTGAATTTTCATCTCGAGAATGAGTACGGACGTGCTCGCTCGCAACCGCCAGAATGTAGTCGTGGGAGGGAGGGGGAGAGTGATGGTGTTAGCCGTTTCGTCGATCACGGCTGCGGGCACCTCGGTGAAGGAGCCATCCACTGACGACGATGCTTCGACCCGGGGTCGCTCTGGCTGAACGGAGATTGTTAAGTGGGCGTCCGCTACGTTGTCCGCTTCATTCTCCTCCGCCACCTTGTCTCCTTGATCCAGGATAAGCCTCAGGGTATGAAACCCGGGGGAGAGCTTACCGATATTAATATCCTCCACGGACACCGACGTGTTGGCCGTCAGGCCGTCTTGAAACCAAGTGTCCACGGATGCTCCATCGACCAGCAACTCGCTGGAAAATCGCTCGTGAACGTCGACACTTGGGGAGCTGTTGGACATGGCCCAATGGATCCAGATTTCTTGATCGCTCCCAAAGACCGCAGCGGTCGTGCGTGTTCCACGTTCGGTGGAGGCGACCAGAGCATCGCTCCAGCCGATGGGTCGGATGGGACGGAGGTTGGGGAGGTCGGCCGGCTCCACCGTGATCGAGCCCGCCATGCCGGAGGGCGCGCTTCCTCCGCTCGAATGAAAGAGGCATCGGTAGGGGAATACGCCTGGAACGTTGAACGTGACTCGGCAGGAGTTGGCCGAGATGGGGGCCTGGCCACAAAACGGTTCGGCGCCATTTCCGGTCACCGTGTGCGTGCCGTTGAGGTTTCTGAACTCAACGCTGTCGCCCACTTTGATGTTGAGCGTGCTGGGGTTGAACTCAAAATCGGTGGCGGTGACCGTGAATTCCTGGCCTTGCCGCACGATCGAGGGCGGGGCGATGGCGGTGAAGCTCGCCCTCTTCGAGCCCACACTTTCCCTATGGATGCGATCAGCGAGGGTGTCGGCGTTGGCGGCGAAGGGGAGGGGATTTGCGTGGACTTCCACAAGCGGCGCCATCCACAAACATAAGCACAGCGCCAGTCCCGAGCCGCTTCCAAGACTTCTAAGTGGTGAGAGCATCAGGCAACCTACGGCAGATCCGCGGGCTGACAAGTCCCTGTTCGGAGGGGGCCGAAGCGGGTTGTGATGCGAAGTGGGGGAGGTTCCTGCGGTTAAATAGGGTTTTTCAGGACCTCCTAACCCATGTTTACGGGATCGACATCCACGGTTACCGTGATGTCGTCGGGCCACTCTCGTCCGACCAGGAAGTGGGATAGTTTCTGGCTCAAGGCGGTCATTTGGCGGCAGCGGATCATCAGCTGATAGCGGTAGAACGATTCGGCTTTGGCCAGGGGAGCGGGCGCAGGGCCGGCCAGCACCAGATCCTTCCAGCCGGTGAACAGCCGTTCGATCTCGCGCATGAGATGGCTCGCGGTGAAGTCCACCTTTTCCTCGTTTCTGCCTTTGAGGGTCAGGAGGGCAATGCGGCTGAAAGGGGGATACTTCAGTTGCTCTCGAAACTCCGTCTCCTGATCGTAGAACCCTTGGAAGTCGTGACGCCGGGCATACTGAATCGCGGGGTGGAACGGAGTGAACGCCTGCACGAACACCTCGCCTTCCACGTCTCCTCGGCCAGCCCGACCGCTCACCTGGGTGAGGAGCTGGAACGTCCGCTCGCCGGCGCGGAAATCGGGCATGTGCAAGCTCAGGTCGGCATGGATGATTCCAACCATCGTGACATTGGGAAAGTGAAGTCCCTTGGCGATCATCTGCGTGCCGACCAAGATATCGATTTTGCCGGTGCGGAAGTCGCCCAGGATCCGGCGATAGTCTTCCTTGCGATGCAGCGTGTCGGAGTCCATGCGGGCCACCTGGGCATGGGGAAAGAGTTTGCGGAGCGTCTCTTCCACCTTCTCGGTGCCTAGCCCGGAGTAGCGGATTCCTGGGTTCCGGCAGCTGGGCTCCGGACATTGAGTGGGAGCCGGGGCGCTGTGGCTGCAGATGTGGCAGCGGAGCAGGCCCTGCGACCTATGGAAGGTGAGGGAGATGCTGCAGTTGGGACAACCCGCCACATAGCCGCACTTCGGGCATTGGAGCGAGGTGGAATAGCCGCGTCGGTTGAGGAACAACATGACCTGCTCCTTCCGATCGAGGCGAGACTGGATGCCCTCCTTCAACGGCTGCGAGAAAATCGGTGGACCCTTCGCTTTGCGTGCCTCGTTGCGCATGTCCACGATCCGGACCAGCGGGAGCTTGCGATCATCGATTCGGGTGGGCATCTCGAGCAGGGCATACTTCCCGCGCTTGGCGTTGTAGTAACTCTCCATCGAGGGAGTGGCCGAGCCCAGCACCACGACGGCACCTTCCATCTGGCCACGGACAACCGCGACATCGCGGGCGTGATATCGCGGCGCCTCCTCCTGCTTGTAGGAGTGCTCATGCTCCTCATCGACAATGATCAACCCGAGGGGCTCGACGGGAGCAAAGATGGCCGAGCGGGCGCCGATCACGATCCGAGCGCGGCCTTGCCGGATCTTGTGCCACTCGTCGTGACGCTCCCCAGTGGACAGATGGCTGTGGAGCACCGCCACCAGGGTCTGGTGTTTGCCGGAGGAAAATCGGGCTTTGAAGCGCTCGACGGTCTGCGGGGTAAGGGAAATTTCCGGCACCAGCACGATCGCGCCGCGACCGCGGTCCATCGCCTCCGCGATGGCCTGCAAGTAGACCTCGGTCTTGCCGCTGCCGGTAACACCATGCAGCAGGAAAGTAGAGGGAGCGCCGATGTTGACGGATGGCTTTTTGGGACCCTGAGCTTTGAGTTCCGATTGGCTTGGGGTCTGGTCGAGCGCCTGAACCAGGGCTTTGAGGCAGGAGGCTTGCTCAGTGTTTAAGGTGAGTGGAGTGGTGGGAACGATGGTTTCGTTGGCGTAGGGATCTCGTTCGACCACGGCGGGCGCGATTTGGATCAAGCCGCGGTCCTCGATGCGGCGCACCACTTCGGCGGTGGTGCCGGTCAGGCGCAGCAGTTCTTGCAGGGCGATCTCGCGTCGCTCCTCGATGATCTGCCAGACATCGAGCTGGCGTCGGGTTAGTTTGGGAAACTCCCCCACCAGGGGGACCGCCTTTACGAACAGCCGCTCCTGCCAGCCTTCCTTCTCCTTGCGCACCGCATCCGGCAGAACGCTTTTGATCGCCGTCTCCACCGCGCAGCAATAGTAGCTGGCAATCCACCGCGCCAGCTCGAGAATTCGCGGCGTGATCTGGCTTTGTTTGCCGACGACCTTCAGCACCGAGCGCAGTTGGGTGTGGGTGGAGGTCTCGGGCAAGGCGGTCACCACGCCCATCACTTGGCGGCTTCCAAACGGAACCTTCACCCGGGTGCCAATCTCCATTCCCGCCTGCAATTCCTCGGGTACAAGGTAATCGAACTCCTTGCGGAGCGCGATTTCCAGAGTCACTCGGGCGATCATGTGGCGCTATGCTGAACGATAGGGGGGGCAAAATGGAATACCGAATTCCCCTCAAGTTTCTGGAAGGCGGGCCGAAGTGGACTTCGTAACGAACGTTCAACGCACCACTATCATGAACAACCTCACCTCCCTGGGAATGGCACTCATCGCCGCTGTTACGCTGGCCGGATGCGCCTCGGCTCCGTCGAAGACTTACCAGAGTTATCTGCTTCGTGTTCCGGACCAGGAGGACACCGGCAGCCACTATATCGTGCAGGCTGTCCCGGAAGCCTTCAGCGCCACGCGGGCGGTAAGCGTTCGTGAGATCGTTCTCAGTCCAAAGCAGCCCGTCGATGCCGCGGCAAAGATCGAGCTGGTCTCGATCAAAGGGGACCTCACTACCACCATCCGCACTCGGTTTGGAGAGGTGATTTCGGGTCGGCCGGGTGACTTTTTCTCGTGCCAGGGTTTCGGGACCACCGGATTGCAATTGCTCATGGTCTCTCCCCAGCAGGGCGAGGTGCTGTTCGAACAGCGGCTGGTGCAATCACGTTAGCGTTGAGCCCACAATGGCCCCAGGCTCGCACCTAAACAAGAGGGCAGGCCGATAAGGGTTCTTGACTTCGATCACCTATCATCGCTTTCCGCGGTGACCTTATTGCACTCTTCCATACATTGGGCATTCATGGGCTCGACGGAGTCTCTCCCTACCTTTCTAGGGTTGCCAATTGTACTTCACGTCTAGCGTCGAGATTTAGGGGCAGAGATGAGAGGCCTCTACCGCTTTGGTCCCCCCAGCGGAGCTGGGATCCCCCTCCGGGGGGGGCGAAAAGCTGGAGAGGGCTACAGCAGTCCAAATCATTTGCGCTCCAGCGCACAACCGTCAGCGCACTTGGCGTGCTCGGAAATACCGCACGGGTGGCGAGTTGGTTGCCAGGTTTTCGACGTAAAGGAGCGTCCCTGAGTTGTCCAGGAACTCCAAGGTTGGGCCCAGCCACCAGTTGGTGGGCGAAGAGATATCTGAGGAACGATCCAGAGTGAATCGTTGGTCGGTGACGCCGCTGAACAGAAACACCATCCGGTTGGTTTCCGGACGGAACCCCAAAACCTGGATGGGGACCGTTGGTAGAGTCAGTTGGCTCCGTACGATGGATCCTTCGATGCCGACCGAGACCAGTTGTCCGTGACCATTCTGCGCCACTCCATAGAGCGATCTCTGAGTGACGCTATCGGCTAGTTTCCAAGTCCCACCGTTGGTGCGGGTCAGGACTATTCCCTGGTTTCCCACGATATAATAGGCGGGTGACGCCACCGACTCCGCCCAGGTAATGTCGTTCAGCCAGCGTGTGGTTCCACTGGGCTCCGGAGTCCAGCGGGTTCCATCCTCGCTGGTCAGAATTGTTCCGCGGTCGCCGACGGCGAACAGTCGATCGTTCAGCCTTCGAACGCGATAGATCCAGTTGGTGGTTCCACTCGCACGAGTCGTCCACTGGGTGGCGTTGGTGCTAGTGAGGATGGTCCCCTTGCTGCCGGTGGCGACCAGAAGGTTGGAGAAGGTGGTGAGGCC includes these proteins:
- the priA gene encoding primosomal protein N' translates to MIARVTLEIALRKEFDYLVPEELQAGMEIGTRVKVPFGSRQVMGVVTALPETSTHTQLRSVLKVVGKQSQITPRILELARWIASYYCCAVETAIKSVLPDAVRKEKEGWQERLFVKAVPLVGEFPKLTRRQLDVWQIIEERREIALQELLRLTGTTAEVVRRIEDRGLIQIAPAVVERDPYANETIVPTTPLTLNTEQASCLKALVQALDQTPSQSELKAQGPKKPSVNIGAPSTFLLHGVTGSGKTEVYLQAIAEAMDRGRGAIVLVPEISLTPQTVERFKARFSSGKHQTLVAVLHSHLSTGERHDEWHKIRQGRARIVIGARSAIFAPVEPLGLIIVDEEHEHSYKQEEAPRYHARDVAVVRGQMEGAVVVLGSATPSMESYYNAKRGKYALLEMPTRIDDRKLPLVRIVDMRNEARKAKGPPIFSQPLKEGIQSRLDRKEQVMLFLNRRGYSTSLQCPKCGYVAGCPNCSISLTFHRSQGLLRCHICSHSAPAPTQCPEPSCRNPGIRYSGLGTEKVEETLRKLFPHAQVARMDSDTLHRKEDYRRILGDFRTGKIDILVGTQMIAKGLHFPNVTMVGIIHADLSLHMPDFRAGERTFQLLTQVSGRAGRGDVEGEVFVQAFTPFHPAIQYARRHDFQGFYDQETEFREQLKYPPFSRIALLTLKGRNEEKVDFTASHLMREIERLFTGWKDLVLAGPAPAPLAKAESFYRYQLMIRCRQMTALSQKLSHFLVGREWPDDITVTVDVDPVNMG